The nucleotide window TCCATCTCTTTGGATTTCCGATCATCAAGCTGCTTACTGGCACCATCGGGTGAAGCACTGGCGCAATTGGTCTAGCTGGTCTCGCTGGTATCGTTGGGATCCACAGATCTTCCCATATCCTGATTTCATTTCCAGAGTGCACCTTTTGTCTAATTCCTAGCGTTATCAATGGCTTTGCAGCCATTATACTTCTCCACCCATACGAGGGGTTGTTAGCATCATTTAGTCGCAATGGCGAGCTATATCTAAAGTACAGTCCTCTCAAGACTCTTGCCAGTAGAGAGTCCGGAAATTGCACTAATCTCCACAATTGCTTGCCAAGTAAAGCGAAGTTAAATTCATGGATCATCCTGAAACCTATTCCTCCTTCCTCCCTTGATTTGCAGAGTTTCTCCCACTTCACCCAGTGTATTCCTCTCCTCGGAGGATTCGAGCTCCACCAGAACTGTGCAATGGCACTAGCTAAGTTCTCACAGGTCTCCAGAGGTAGAAGAAGCGTTGACATTACATACGTAGGCAGGGCCAGCAATATCGACTTTATAAGCACCTCCTTTCCTCCCCTTGTCAGCCATCTTCCTGTCCAGCCGTTAACACGGTGTTGCAGACGTTCCTTCAGAAAGGCGAAGAGCCTTACCTTTGAACCACTAATATCTTCAGGGATACCAAGATAGGAACCCATTCCTCCCTCATTTGCAATCCCAGTTGATAGTTTCAGACCATCCTTGACATGTCCAGGTATcctcttaccaaagagtaaggaCGACTTTTCAAAATTAATGCATTGTCCCGAGGCTTTTCCATAGGTCCCAAGTGCTTTCATAACTTCATCGCATTCACGTGACTCCGCCTTGCAAAAGAAcaggctatcatcagcaaagagaaggtgggataCCGGGGGGCTAGCACGTGAAACGCGGATCCCCGTAATCTTTCCTTGATTCTCTGCATGATTTAGAAGGCTaacgagcgcttccgtgcataaGATGaatatgaaaggagacaaaggatctccttgtcgTAAACCCCGTTGAGGGGTTATATTTCCCCTCGGCTGCCCATTGAATAAGACATGGTATTTCACTGATGATACACAGCGCATTATCCATTCAATCCATGTATCTGAAAAACCCATCTTCTTCAAGACCGCACTAATAAAATCCCACTCCAACCTATCATATGCCTTACTCATGTCAGTCTTTATCGCCATTCGCTTCTCTCTTCCCCCAGAATTCGTGCGCAGAGCATGGAACATTTCCTGAGCTATCAAGACATTATCTGTTATCTGTCGTCCAGCAGCAAAAGCTGATTGTGTTTCAGATATTCGGTCTGGTACTATTTTTTTCAATCTTTGGCATAGGACCTTGGATATTATCTTGTAACTGACATTGCATAGATTTATTGGTCGGAATTGTGACATTTCATTTGGCTTCTCCTTCTTAGGTATAACCGTATAAGACATATATTTGCATCATTAAGCCCATTAGCCATTGTTCCATCGAAAAGGAACTCATTAACCATACGAGTTAAGTCCTCCTTCACAATGTCCCAGAACTTCTGGTAAAAGAGGGCAGTGAAACCATCCGGACCCGGCGCTTTCTCAGGGTGCATCGCAAAGAGGGCCGACCTAACTTCCCATTCTGAAACAGGAGCTATAAGATCCGCGTTTATCCGGTCGGTTATTGTTGTAGAAACATTTGCTAATGCCTCATCAATGAGTTGAGGGTTGGATGTTTGGaacaattttctaaaataactaGTAGCAATGGCTACTAATTTTTCCTCCTCCTCTACAAGGTTTCCTGCCGAATCTAAGAGGCTTGTAATCTTATTCCTGGCTCGTCGCTGCTTTGTGATGGCATGAAAAAACTTTGTGTTCAAATCACCCTCCAATAGCCAGAATATCCTACTCTTCTGTCTCCAGAACTGTTCCTCCGCCTTAAGGGCATCAGTTAGTTCCTTCAGAGCAGCTGCTATATCTTCGGTCGTGGCATCATCATCTTAAGATCGTCGACCATTTTTGCAGAATTTAAATCCCTTTCTCTTTTCCATTGAGATAATGCTCTCCTGCAACTGGATATATGATCCATTATACTTGCGTCCGGGGAGAGATCAGAAGAATTCCAACCTTCTAAAATTACTTGTCTTATTTCTTTACTCTCTAACCAACGCTTATCAAACTTGAAGGTTTTCCTCTTCCTGGTTGGCTTAGATAGAATATCTGCAAGAATCGGACGATGATCCGATCCCCACATCCTTAAATATTGAACTTTGGAGTGTGGAAATTTTTCATGCCAATCTTCATTACCAAGAGCACGATCGAGACGGCAGCGGACGGTGCCATTAGTGCGCTTTCCAGCCCATGATAGTTGGTTCCCACTACATGGAAACTCCAACATTCCACAATCTGATATCATTTgattaaaagaaagaaatgaagTATCAGACCGTTTCCTTCCCCCTTCTTTTTCATGATGTCCtgttatttcattaaaatccCCTATCATGAACCAAGGTCCATCTCTTGTTGTTGAGAAACGCGTAAGACGTTCCCACACCTGGTCTCTTCTTTCTAACACCGGATCCCCATAAACAAATGTCATATAGACTTTTATTCCATTAATGACTGCTTTTACATCAATCATACgattattagaaaataaaacatcaacttgaaattcatccataaaaaataaagctaGACCACCACTTTGGCCAAGAGGCTCAACGGTGAACAATTTATTAAATCCTAGGTCAGCCTGAATGTTTTGCAACAGCAGCTTCTTATTCTTCGTCTCAGACAGAAACAAGAGTCATGGGCGATGCTTCTGACACATCTCCTTGAGGCGTCGAACTGTGCGGTCGTTTCCTATCCCTCGACAGTTCCAACTGAGCGTCTTCATTGATGACGGTGGGGCGGATATTTGGCATCCACCATACCTTTCTGTTGAGTACTCCTACCCGGTGTTACTTTTTTTGAGCTTGTCTGCTTTAGTCCCCTCCTAGCGCGAGAGACATTGACTTGTTGAACTTGTTTGGGATTGATCCGAGGGGAAGCTCGTCGTTGATTCCCCTGTTGTGGTTCCGGACACACTGATCTAGTCATGTTCCTTGTAAGAGCTTTCTCATTCGCCCCCTTTGCAGCTCCACTCTCACCAAAGTCACTCGCCTCAATCATATGAATTGGGCTTTTTTGAATGTTCTGATCATGATCAGTCACCCCCAAAGATTCAATATGCGCAAGATCTTCCCCTAGCATGTCCTCATCCTCTATTAGCGCCAGCTCATTTCCCATGATATTGTCCTCCATGTATGCATCCGCTATCTCCTCCTCATTCTCGATGTCGTGCTCATTAAGAGCATCAATCTTCAGAGCATTATATGGAGGAATGAGATCCTCTGCAACTTCTATATGGGAAAGTTGGGTTGTGTGTGGTCTGTAGGTGACATTATTATCCAGGGGAGTGAAGAACCCTAGGATAgggaggatcactttagctgggtgttggatatgaaccGAGAAGGCAATTGGCACTTCTGAAACTGaaatggattgaaaggatcgtcaagagatgcggaatgactcttgatatacccacgatctaaggctaaccacctaagaacaaatgtagtgtgttggctaaccaccaaacaacacacaaagatgaattggctgaccaccaaatcaacaagccggttcaaaccgatgaactagctaagaactctctctctcactcagagaagaaacgaaataaacaaccaaaactgaactgattttattcatcaaagggactacatatttatagtgttttgtagtcaaagacaatTAAAGAAATTGTGTAAAAACAATACATAGAAAATATAATCTTGACCAGATCTGAATTAATGAGTCAAAGACTCAGTCTTCCATGCAGATTGGTCAAAGATGACTCTTTAGCTGATgtccaggttcatccgaacccATTGGATGCACGGCGGTAACGATAAGGACTCCTATGGGAATGTCCGGATGGTCCGCCGGGTGAGAATCCATGTCTGTCTTCAGGTTCATCAAGACCCAAGCTAAGTCTAGCTCGacccaagtcaagtctggcatgattcttgtcaagtctggcatgatctttctcaagtctggcatgatctttctcaagtctgacatgatccttctcaagtctggcatgatccaagtcaagtctggtacggtgaaaaacatgaacctcggttgaaatgttcagaacgtcctgaactccatgctgagctggttccatgtaatgatccgtggactgcggcacatcattcccttcctcttcaaaaagatttgtcctcaaatctgaaacattaaaaggaaaaggattataagcaaaagaaccataatCAGAACGTTGCTCACCTTGAGTTCGGTCCGGTTTGTGAATGGAAGAAGATCCTTCTTTATGACCACAATTTTGCTCTCCACCTGACCCTTCTTTCGGTTCATGTGTATAGTCATCGAAAATTGATAAAAAGTCTTCCTTTTCTGGCTTGGTTTCAACtttctccaaagtcaccaacgATTTCTGTTTTTGGCACTTGTTGGCATAATGACCGACTCTATGGCATTTGAAACACCTGGTAGAAAGAGCCTTGCTTGTGGTTTTCACAGCCTTGCTTTTATCAGAAGacaacacattagttttcaaatcagaatttgaaagagaagaaaaattactttgctgttttggtgcagaagaagtgttgttgtttcccttctttttgagttgccggacaacatgaatcgccttatgcaacatcttttCCAAGCTGGCATAAGTCTGAAGCTCGTTTTGATCAGGCACATCACGgttgcttctcttggctttggtgaagggacgatcaccacttctgatccacttctcatcatcatcgAACCTGTTTTGTCTCTTCCTTTGGTTTCTTTGTGTCTGCACAAAATCAAACCTATTAGAAGCAAACTGTTTCTTATTTCCAAAAATCATTTGCTCTTTTTCTAGCACggttttaaaaggaaagtaaacGTCTTGTtgtagtt belongs to Brassica rapa cultivar Chiifu-401-42 chromosome A07, CAAS_Brap_v3.01, whole genome shotgun sequence and includes:
- the LOC103828430 gene encoding uncharacterized protein LOC103828430, which codes for MSYTVIPKKEKPNEMSQFRPINLCNVSYKIISKVLCQRLKKIVPDRISETQSAFAAGRQITDNVLIAQEMFHALRTNSGGREKRMAIKTDMSKAYDRLEWDFISAVLKKMGFSDTWIEWIMRCVSSVKYHVLFNGQPRGNITPQRGLRQGDPLSPFIFILCTEALVSLLNHAENQGKITGIRVSRASPPVSHLLFADDSLFFCKAESRECDEVMKALGTYGKASGQCINFEKSSLLFGKRIPGHVKDGLKLSTGIANEGGMGSYLGIPEDISGSKVRLFAFLKERLQHRVNGWTGRWLTRGGKEVLIKSILLALPTYVMSTLLLPLETCENLASAIAQFWWSSNPPRRGIHWVKWEKLCKSREEGGIGFRMIHEFNFALLGKQLWRLVQFPDSLLARVLRGLYFRYSSPLRLNDANNPSYGWRSIMAAKPLITLGIRQKVHSGNEIRIWEDLWIPTIPARPARPIAPVLHPMVPVSSLMIGNPKRWNTEMLQNYVNQEDISLIQSLAISQEYRRDGYCWSYTRHGMYTVKSGYWVAKKLLKDQSPETQEPSITKLQAYAWKIKAPTKMKHLIWQVISGQLAVTSNLTHRHMRCDNYCPRCGADDETVNHAIFECPPAVQTWVHASTPTSPTLFPSGSQFSNIDYLFWRKNDIAEPELDRDPYPWIIWYIWKARNDKLFRGIDRDPLETVRHAESECQAWFDANQRPDEIVGEQITVETPTSERCLIDGSWTHDTLFSGYGWTWVSSSGALQLLGARNQQRRISPLHSELEALSWAMECMLQVSTCQSFGTDCKELIAMTKEPGAWPSFSTELEEFMKLKARFTEFSIVFVPRQENVLSDSLAKIARSFHRELYYIGCSVPVWFPRPPQA